Proteins co-encoded in one Vampirovibrio chlorellavorus genomic window:
- a CDS encoding type II secretion system protein: MGKQALPAPGFTLAELLISLAILGVIATFTIPKILSTQQNSSNIAKMKEAAATLSAAFQQAKLAGAITTSTKPSDLTAYINYVSIDTSGTVIDDLNGGTSTICNNSYPCIKLHNGVIIRADDLAAFGGTATTNCINFRIDPEPGYSGTTNPARAVGIFLYYDGFMTSQSFIRANSYTSAGGPYNPGNFDPPWFSWQ, encoded by the coding sequence ATGGGAAAACAGGCTTTACCAGCTCCAGGCTTTACCCTGGCCGAATTACTCATTTCCCTGGCTATTTTGGGGGTGATTGCCACCTTTACCATCCCCAAAATCCTCAGCACTCAGCAAAATTCAAGCAATATCGCTAAAATGAAAGAGGCCGCAGCCACTTTAAGCGCCGCGTTCCAGCAGGCCAAGCTGGCTGGAGCCATTACCACTTCCACCAAGCCCTCTGATCTGACGGCATACATCAATTATGTTTCCATTGATACCAGTGGTACCGTCATTGACGACTTGAATGGAGGGACCTCAACAATATGTAACAACTCTTACCCCTGCATAAAGCTGCATAACGGGGTCATTATAAGGGCTGATGACTTGGCTGCCTTTGGAGGCACCGCCACTACCAACTGCATCAATTTCCGTATCGATCCAGAGCCCGGGTATTCGGGGACCACCAACCCCGCTCGTGCTGTTGGTATTTTTCTTTATTACGATGGCTTTATGACCTCCCAATCTTTCATAAGAGCGAATAGTTACACTTCCGCAGGAGGGCCCTATAATCCGGGCAATTTCGATCCACCGTGGTTTAGCTGGCAGTAG